One genomic window of Peromyscus maniculatus bairdii isolate BWxNUB_F1_BW_parent chromosome 2, HU_Pman_BW_mat_3.1, whole genome shotgun sequence includes the following:
- the Sf3a3 gene encoding splicing factor 3A subunit 3, which yields METILEQQRRYHEEKERLMDVMAKEMLTKKSTLRDQINSDHRTRAMQDRYMEVSGNLRDLYDDKDGLRKEELNAISGPNEFAEFYNRLKQIKEFHRKHPNEICVPMSVEFEELLKARENPSEEAQNLVEFTDEEGYGRYLDLHDCYLKYINLKASEKLDYITYLSIFDQLFDIPKERKNAEYKRYLEMLLEYLQDYTDRVKPLQDQNELFGKIQTDFEKKWDNGTFPGWPKETSSALTHAGAHLDLSAFSSWEELASLGLDRLKSALLALGLKCGGTLEERAQRLFSTKGKSLESLDTSLFAKNPKSKGTKRDTERNKDIAFLEAQIYEYVEILGEQRQLTHENVQRKQARTGEEREEEEEEQISESESEDEENEIIYNPKNLPLGWDGKPIPYWLYKLHGLNINYNCEICGNYTYRGPKAFQRHFAEWRHAHGMRCLGIPNTAHFANVTQIEDAVSLWAKLKLQKASERWQPDTEEEYEDSSGNVVNKKTYEDLKRQGLL from the exons ATGGAAACAATTCTGGAGCAGCAACGGCGCTATCATGAGGAGAAGGAACGGCTCATGGATGTCATGGCCAAAGAGATGCTCACTAAGAAGTCCACG CTGCGGGACCAGATCAATTCCGATCACCGCACTCGGGCCATGCAAGAT AGGTACATGGAGGTCAGTGGGAACCTGAGGGATTTATATGATGATAAAGATGG ACTGCGAAAGGAGGAACTCAATGCTATTTCAGGACCCAACGAGTTTGCTGAATTCTATAATAGACTCAAGCAGATAAAGGAATTTCATCGGAAGCACCCAAATGAG ATCTGTGTGCCAATGTCAGTGGAATTTGAGGAGCTCCTGAAGGCTCGAGAGAACCCAAGCGAAGAGGCACAAA ACTTGGTGGAGTTCACAGATGAAGAGGGATATGGTCGCTACCTTGATCTCCATGACTGCTACCTTAAGTACATTAACCTGAAGGCGTCTGAG aaGCTGGATTACATCACATACCTGTCCATCTTTGACCAGTTATTTGACAttcctaaagaaagaaagaacgcaGAGTATAAGAG ATACCTGGAAATGCTGCTGGAGTACCTCCAGGATTACACAGATAGAGTGAAGCCCCTTCAGGATCAGAATGAGCTCTTTGGGAAGATTCAGACTGACTTTGAGAAGAAGTGGGATAATGGTACCTTTCCTGGATGGCCG AAAGAGACAAGCAGTGCCCTGACCCATGCTGGAGCCCATCTTGACCTCTCTGCATTCTCCTCCTGGGAG GAGTTAGCATCCCTGGGTCTGGACAGGTTGAAATCTGCACTGTTAGCTTTAGGCCTGAAATGTGGCGG GACCCTAGAAGAGCGAGCTCAGAGGCTATTCAGCACCAAAGGAAAGTCCCTGGAGTCACTCGACACCTCTCTGTTTGCCAAAAATCCCAAGTCAAAGGGTACAAAAAG agACACTGAGAGGAACAAAGATATTGCTTTCCTGGAAGCTCAGATCTATGAATATGTGGAGATTCTTGGG GAACAGCGACAGCTCACTCATGAAAATGTGCAGCGCAAGCAAGCCAGGACAGGAGAAGagcgagaggaggaggaggaagagcagatcAGCGAGAGCGAAAGCGAAGACGAAGAGAATGAGATCATTTACAACCCCAAAAACCTGCCTCTGGGCTGGGACGGCAAA CCCATCCCCTACTGGCTGTATAAGCTCCATGGCCTGAACATCAACTATAACTGTGAGATTTGTGGAAACTACACCTACCGAGGGCCAAAGGCCTTCCAGCGGCACTTCGCT GAATGGCGTCATGCTCATGGCATGAGGTGCTTGGGCATCCCAAACACTGCCCACTTTGCAAATGTGACACAGATTGAAGATGCCGTCTCCT